From one Planococcus citri chromosome 3, ihPlaCitr1.1, whole genome shotgun sequence genomic stretch:
- the LOC135838489 gene encoding zinc finger FYVE domain-containing protein 1-like isoform X2 — MDIYPEYFKSSMKTSLSTSPAIMESIDSPSLILTVNQQSTCHKDSIASPNINYECSTLNVSNVNQLEKKDSGPKCFLLINEKEQLKVNSPEDFIKKLRCDENAKVKVVAICGNTGDGKSFTMNECFFNGKEVFSTSSEQDSCTIGIWTAYDSHSKVICIDTEGLLGSTNNENQRTRLLLKVLAISDIVIYRTRSERLHRDLFTFLGTVSKAYTHHFNAALQSVSQKTEYSGTLSALGPAVIIFHETRHTKVLKPGKNESPEDIIRSKFAQMRLDIEAFSSLKYVGVQTPLPPTSFKDLQNAIIAELDNTTVRSSRSPRIVFLTLKALNDKFSGDIESTTQEIMFPDQYFTCPVRCLSCETRCSCSMGHLNENLPHTSGSKCKYQHQYNNCMYICKQCHTNGKEVIVTPKYSSSSESSWFAFAKYAWSGYVIECPHHGEIYRSRQFWYGNADPEMKAVRSEIQHVWPDGKTGNHTLQNPAQRVIDGVSYLSEAVYNASAEPSRYVTSWVADQIAPKYWELNAEIKSCNVCKKDFTVELTKHHCRACGKGVCKNCSVNNRPVPERGWTYPVRVCDNCICDTVDRISISSDISSDDTEVRVRKVGEAVVNTISSVASVLEYPKSLIKDTARPPYWVPDSKISSCCVCGVKFKNFDTNVIRKIHHCRDCGEGVCSSCSTNRRTVAHRGWENPVRVCDNCVK; from the exons ATGGACATATACCCAGAATATTTCAAATCGTCGATGAAGACGAGTTTGTCGACGTCGCCTGCTATCATGGAATCGATCGACAGCCCTTCATTGATACTTACAGTAAATCAACAATCGACATGTCACAAAGATTCCATCGCTTCACCTAATATCAATTACGAATGCTCCACGTTAAATGTCAGCAACGTTaatcaattagaaaaaaaagattcgGGACCCAAGTGTTTTTTATTAATAAACGAGAAAGAACAATTAAAG GTCAACTCGCCAGAAGATTTCATAAAGAAATTACGTTGCGACGAGAATGCCAAGGTGAAGGTGGTGGCAATATGCGGAAACACTGGTGATGGCAAATCGTTCACAATGAACGAGTGTTTTTTCAACGGTAAAGAAGTATTTAGCACTTCTAGCGAACAGGATTCGTGTACCATTGGTATTTGGACAGCTTATGATTCACATTCGAAAGTTATCTGTATCGATACCGAAGGCTTATTGGGATCGACTAATAATGAAAATCAACGTACCAGACTATTATTAAAA gtGTTAGCTATTTCCGATATAGTTATATACAGAACACGTTCGGAAAGATTACATCGTGACTTATTTACATTCCTTGGTACTGTTTCGAAAGCATATACCCATCATTTTAACGCCGCTTTACAGTCCGTCAGCCAAAAAACCGAATACTCGGGTACTTTATCTGCCCTAGGACCAGCTGTGATCATATTTCACGAAACTAGACATACTAAAGTTTTAAAACCAG GTAAAAATGAAAGTCCCGAAGATATAATTCGTTCTAAATTCGCCCAAATGAGACTTGACATCGAAGCATTCAGTTCGTTGAAGTATGTTGGTGTGCAAACTCCTCTTCCACCGACTAGTTTCAAAGACTTACAGAATGCTATCATTGCTGAACTAGACAACACTACGGTTCGATCTTCGCGAAGTCCTCGAATTGTATTTTTAACTTTGAAA gCATTGAATGATAAGTTTTCCGGTGACATAGAGAGTACGACGCAAGAAATCATGTTTCCAGACCAATATTTTACATGTCCGGTTCGTTGTTTATCATGCGAAACTCGATGTAGTTGCAGTATGGGACATTTAAATGAGAACTTGCCTCATACTAGTGGCAGCAAGTGCAA GTACCAACATCAATATAACAATTGTATGTATATTTGCAAACAATGCCATACAAACGGTAAAGAAGTTATAGTAACTCCTAAATACTCATCATCGAGCGAATCATCATGGTTTGCCTTCGCTAAATATGCATGGTCCGG ATATGTAATTGAATGCCCTCATCATGGAGAAATCTACCGTAGTCGTCAATTCTGGTACGGTAACGCTGATCCAGAAATGAAAGCAGTTCGATCAGAAATCCAGCACGTTTGGCCTGAT GGTAAAACTGGAAACCACACTTTGCAAAATCCGGCTCAAAGGGTCATAGATGGTGTCTCGTATTTATCCGAAGCTGTGTATAATGCTAGCGCCGAACCATCCAGATACGTAACATCTTGGGTAGCAGATCAAATTGCTCCCAAATATTGGGAACTTAACGCTGAAATTAAG TCGTGTAACGTATGCAAAAAGGATTTCACTGTCGAGTTGACGAAACATCATTGTCGAGCATGCGGCAAAGgagtttgcaaaaattgttctgTGAATAATCGACCAGTGCCAGAAAGAGGATGGACATATCCAGTTCGTGTTTGTGATAATTGCATCTGTGATACAG TGGATCGTATTAGCATATCAAGCGATATAAGCTCCGATGATACAGAAGTTAGAGTTCGAAAAGTTGGCGAAGCTGTTGTAAACACTATTTCGTCGGTTGCTTCGGTTTTAGAATACCCTAAAA GCTTAATAAAAGATACCGCTCGACCACCGTACTGGGTACCGGATAGTAAAATTAGTTCTTGTTGCGTTTGTGGcgttaaattcaaaaatttcgatacAAACGTTATTAGAAAAATACACCATTGTCGGGATTGCGGCGAAGGTGTTTGTTCTTCTTGCTCAACGAACAGACGAACGGTAGCTCATCGTGGATGGGAGAACCCCGTCAGAGTTTGTGATAATTGCGTAAAATAG
- the LOC135838489 gene encoding zinc finger FYVE domain-containing protein 1-like isoform X1, whose translation MDIYPEYFKSSMKTSLSTSPAIMESIDSPSLILTVNQQSTCHKDSIASPNINYECSTLNVSNVNQLEKKDSGPKCFLLINEKEQLKVNSPEDFIKKLRCDENAKVKVVAICGNTGDGKSFTMNECFFNGKEVFSTSSEQDSCTIGIWTAYDSHSKVICIDTEGLLGSTNNENQRTRLLLKVLAISDIVIYRTRSERLHRDLFTFLGTVSKAYTHHFNAALQSVSQKTEYSGTLSALGPAVIIFHETRHTKVLKPGKNESPEDIIRSKFAQMRLDIEAFSSLKYVGVQTPLPPTSFKDLQNAIIAELDNTTVRSSRSPRIVFLTLKALNDKFSGDIESTTQEIMFPDQYFTCPVRCLSCETRCSCSMGHLNENLPHTSGSKCKYQHQYNNCMYICKQCHTNGKEVIVTPKYSSSSESSWFAFAKYAWSGYVIECPHHGEIYRSRQFWYGNADPEMKAVRSEIQHVWPDGKTGNHTLQNPAQRVIDGVSYLSEAVYNASAEPSRYVTSWVADQIAPKYWELNAEIKSCNVCKKDFTVELTKHHCRACGKGVCKNCSVNNRPVPERGWTYPVRVCDNCICDTVSVDRISISSDISSDDTEVRVRKVGEAVVNTISSVASVLEYPKSLIKDTARPPYWVPDSKISSCCVCGVKFKNFDTNVIRKIHHCRDCGEGVCSSCSTNRRTVAHRGWENPVRVCDNCVK comes from the exons ATGGACATATACCCAGAATATTTCAAATCGTCGATGAAGACGAGTTTGTCGACGTCGCCTGCTATCATGGAATCGATCGACAGCCCTTCATTGATACTTACAGTAAATCAACAATCGACATGTCACAAAGATTCCATCGCTTCACCTAATATCAATTACGAATGCTCCACGTTAAATGTCAGCAACGTTaatcaattagaaaaaaaagattcgGGACCCAAGTGTTTTTTATTAATAAACGAGAAAGAACAATTAAAG GTCAACTCGCCAGAAGATTTCATAAAGAAATTACGTTGCGACGAGAATGCCAAGGTGAAGGTGGTGGCAATATGCGGAAACACTGGTGATGGCAAATCGTTCACAATGAACGAGTGTTTTTTCAACGGTAAAGAAGTATTTAGCACTTCTAGCGAACAGGATTCGTGTACCATTGGTATTTGGACAGCTTATGATTCACATTCGAAAGTTATCTGTATCGATACCGAAGGCTTATTGGGATCGACTAATAATGAAAATCAACGTACCAGACTATTATTAAAA gtGTTAGCTATTTCCGATATAGTTATATACAGAACACGTTCGGAAAGATTACATCGTGACTTATTTACATTCCTTGGTACTGTTTCGAAAGCATATACCCATCATTTTAACGCCGCTTTACAGTCCGTCAGCCAAAAAACCGAATACTCGGGTACTTTATCTGCCCTAGGACCAGCTGTGATCATATTTCACGAAACTAGACATACTAAAGTTTTAAAACCAG GTAAAAATGAAAGTCCCGAAGATATAATTCGTTCTAAATTCGCCCAAATGAGACTTGACATCGAAGCATTCAGTTCGTTGAAGTATGTTGGTGTGCAAACTCCTCTTCCACCGACTAGTTTCAAAGACTTACAGAATGCTATCATTGCTGAACTAGACAACACTACGGTTCGATCTTCGCGAAGTCCTCGAATTGTATTTTTAACTTTGAAA gCATTGAATGATAAGTTTTCCGGTGACATAGAGAGTACGACGCAAGAAATCATGTTTCCAGACCAATATTTTACATGTCCGGTTCGTTGTTTATCATGCGAAACTCGATGTAGTTGCAGTATGGGACATTTAAATGAGAACTTGCCTCATACTAGTGGCAGCAAGTGCAA GTACCAACATCAATATAACAATTGTATGTATATTTGCAAACAATGCCATACAAACGGTAAAGAAGTTATAGTAACTCCTAAATACTCATCATCGAGCGAATCATCATGGTTTGCCTTCGCTAAATATGCATGGTCCGG ATATGTAATTGAATGCCCTCATCATGGAGAAATCTACCGTAGTCGTCAATTCTGGTACGGTAACGCTGATCCAGAAATGAAAGCAGTTCGATCAGAAATCCAGCACGTTTGGCCTGAT GGTAAAACTGGAAACCACACTTTGCAAAATCCGGCTCAAAGGGTCATAGATGGTGTCTCGTATTTATCCGAAGCTGTGTATAATGCTAGCGCCGAACCATCCAGATACGTAACATCTTGGGTAGCAGATCAAATTGCTCCCAAATATTGGGAACTTAACGCTGAAATTAAG TCGTGTAACGTATGCAAAAAGGATTTCACTGTCGAGTTGACGAAACATCATTGTCGAGCATGCGGCAAAGgagtttgcaaaaattgttctgTGAATAATCGACCAGTGCCAGAAAGAGGATGGACATATCCAGTTCGTGTTTGTGATAATTGCATCTGTGATACAG TTTCAGTGGATCGTATTAGCATATCAAGCGATATAAGCTCCGATGATACAGAAGTTAGAGTTCGAAAAGTTGGCGAAGCTGTTGTAAACACTATTTCGTCGGTTGCTTCGGTTTTAGAATACCCTAAAA GCTTAATAAAAGATACCGCTCGACCACCGTACTGGGTACCGGATAGTAAAATTAGTTCTTGTTGCGTTTGTGGcgttaaattcaaaaatttcgatacAAACGTTATTAGAAAAATACACCATTGTCGGGATTGCGGCGAAGGTGTTTGTTCTTCTTGCTCAACGAACAGACGAACGGTAGCTCATCGTGGATGGGAGAACCCCGTCAGAGTTTGTGATAATTGCGTAAAATAG
- the LOC135838487 gene encoding suppressor of tumorigenicity 14 protein homolog isoform X1, translated as MVRLNPIDRVNHTRVYFLFLNYICFIVLCSSESYGSRKENKEISHHIRSEFQKCAYGQCVSSWNASVGQTRRKRATDNSCTAPSTSPARTIKYTCNGSTNSDCITNGIVSEFTSATISCNSGYSSRNEGNEFHSFCLKKTWSPQIEKCHKICDPLIRENVDLECFYRDTRISCDDNSLIAGVRVIPTCKHLYTYKDIYPTYREIKCGEDGKWDKTLFSCVPECGLPFDSKVKPLISYSTAEHFGDSPWHVAIYNENKMLICGGTIITTKLILSAAHCFYNDATNTKLNAENYEVVVSKFTRTYTTKDNSEQKVFKVKEIRFSKRGYIGLENRYAADIAILILNEGITISPSVLPACVYWTRPKRNPLEGVLGKVVGWGLNEKGDYPENLTTTNLPYISHSRCLDQVPIDYRVFITFDKFCAGSETGPAVLNGDSGGGLMFVDINYHSYIRGIVSVKQNSGSPTGIATFTNVEDHLDWITEVRDEIESSGSVVECGHKPTNSNNLSPWHVNIRKIADHEITWGGTIISPRMILSIELNIGQVDRNFVSDSVKINYTITNKMDNPNDFEVVTGFGSSIQKSYKIEGFRFMNGKTKDYNRLDQLNNIVIIILYDGIFFKPGEISPICVEWTNPSTLNDSERTAEIMTSPSSGNFDVVNSNVLSHHACVKKNQNNSTVIRDDQFCLSFPLSHYARSHAFDYVIGTGVILKQNSRYYIRGISSYRFMLTKGTGISDLPIFAGAVIDIAHYINWIKSVRDTIL; from the exons ATGGTTAGGCTTAATCCTATTGATCGCGTTAATCACACTCGtgtttactttttgtttttaaattatatttgttTCATTG ttttaTGCAGTTCAGAATCGTATGGATCAAGGAAAGAGAATAAAGAGATATCGCATCACATTCG ATCTGAATTTCAGAAATGTGCGTATGGACAGTGTGTCAGCTCATGGAATGCCTCCGTTGGCCAAACAAGAAGAAAACGGGCTACCGA tAATTCTTGCACTGCACCATCAACATCGCCAGCCCGAACTATAAAATATACATGCAATGGAAGTACAAACAGTGATTGCATTACAAATGGAATCGTATCAGAATTTACCAGCGCCACAATTTCATGTAATTCGGGCTATTCTTCAAGGAATGAGGGAAacgaatttcattcattttgccTTAAGAAAACTTGGTCtccccaaattgaaaaatgccatA AAATATGTGATCCACTGATTCGGGAAAACGTTGATCTTGAATGCTTTTACCGAGACACTCGTATTTCTTGCGATGATAATTCACTAATAGCAGGCGTAAGAGTAATACCAACGTGCAAACACTTGTACACGTATAAAGACATTTATCCAACTTATCGAGAAATCAAGTGTGGAGAAGATGGAAAATGGGATAAAACTTTATTTTCATGTGTCCCAG AATGTGGCCTCCCATTTGACAGTAAAGTCAAACCCTTGATATCATATAGTACTGCAGAGCACTTTGGCGATTCACCTTGGCACGTGGCTAtctataatgaaaataaaatgttaatCTGTGGTGGCACAATCATAACTACTAAACTGATCCTCTCTG CTGCACACTGTTTTTATAACGATGCAACTAACACAAAATTGAATGCGGAAAATTACGAAGTTGTTGTGAGCAAATTCACCCGCACTTATACTACTAAAGATAATTCAGAACAAAAAGTTTTCAAG GTAAAAGAAATTCGCTTTTCCAAACGAGGTTATATTGGCTTGGAAAATCGTTACGCTGCTGACATAGCGATATTAATTTTAAACGAGGGTATCACAATATCACCCTCCGTTTTACCAGCTTGTGTTTACTGGACACGTCCTAAACGAAATCCTCTAGAAGGTGTACTGGGCAAA GTTGTAGGTTGGGGATTAAATGAAAAAGGAGATTACCCAGAAAATCTAACAACCACCAATTTGCCATACATAAGTCATTCAAGATGTTTGGATCAGGTGCCCATTGATTACAGGGTTTTTAtaacatttgataaattttgcgCTGGCTCAGAGACAG gTCCTGCTGTTTTAAATGGCGATAGTGGCGGTGGATTAATGTTTGTAGACATCAATTATCATTCTTATATCCGTGGAATCGTCAGCGTAAAACAAAACTCAGGTTCTCCAACAGGAATAGCTACATTCACTAATGTAGAAGATCATCTTGATTGGATTACGGAAGTGCGTGACGAAATCGAAAGTTCAGGATCAG ttgtaGAATGTGGTCATAAACCAACGAATTCAAATAACTTATCTCCATGGCACGTCAACATACGAAAGATCGCCGATCATGAAATTACATGGGGTGGGACTATAATAAGTCCTCGTATGATTTTATCAA TTGAGCTGAATATCGGACAAGTCGATCGTAACTTCGTCAGTGATTCTGTAAAGATTAATTACACCATTACGAATAAAATGGATAACCCAAATGATTTCGAAGTAGTCACGGGTTTTGGCTCAAGCATTCAGAAATCTTACAAA ATTGAAGGGTTCCGTTTTATGAATGGAAAAACCAAAGACTACAACCGCTTGGACCAGCTTAATAATATAGTTATAATAATTCTATACGATGGAATCTTTTTCAAACCAGGCGAAATATCACCAATTTGTGTAGAATGGACGAATCCAAGCACACTTAATGATTCGGAAAGAACagctgaa atAATGACATCACCGAGCAGTGGTAATTTCGATGTTGtaaattcaaatgttttaaGCCATCATGCATgtgtgaagaaaaatcaaaataattcaactgTTATACGTGATGATCAGTTTTGCCTTTCGTTTCCACTGAGTCACTACGCGCGGTCTCATGCTTTTGATTACGTGATTGGAACTGGCGTTatattgaaacaaaattctCGCTACTATATTCGAGGAATAAGTAGTTACCGATTTATGTTGACAAAGGGTACCGGTATTTCTGATCTTCCAATATTCGCAGGAGCCGTGATAGATATAGCTCATTATATCAACTGGATCAAAAGTGTGCGTGATACGATATTATAA
- the LOC135838487 gene encoding suppressor of tumorigenicity 14 protein homolog isoform X2 encodes MVRLNPIDRVNHTRVYFLFLNYICFIVLCSSESYGSRKENKEISHHIRSEFQKCAYGQCVSSWNASVGQTRRKRATDNSCTAPSTSPARTIKYTCNGSTNSDCITNGIVSEFTSATISCNSGYSSRNEGNEFHSFCLKKTWSPQIEKCHKICDPLIRENVDLECFYRDTRISCDDNSLIAGVRVIPTCKHLYTYKDIYPTYREIKCGEDGKWDKTLFSCVPECGLPFDSKVKPLISYSTAEHFGDSPWHVAIYNENKMLICGGTIITTKLILSAAHCFYNDATNTKLNAENYEVVVSKFTRTYTTKDNSEQKVFKVKEIRFSKRGYIGLENRYAADIAILILNEGITISPSVLPACVYWTRPKRNPLEGVLGKVVGWGLNEKGDYPENLTTTNLPYISHSRCLDQVPIDYRVFITFDKFCAGSETGPAVLNGDSGGGLMFVDINYHSYIRGIVSVKQNSGSPTGIATFTNVEDHLDWITEVRDEIESSGSECGHKPTNSNNLSPWHVNIRKIADHEITWGGTIISPRMILSIELNIGQVDRNFVSDSVKINYTITNKMDNPNDFEVVTGFGSSIQKSYKIEGFRFMNGKTKDYNRLDQLNNIVIIILYDGIFFKPGEISPICVEWTNPSTLNDSERTAEIMTSPSSGNFDVVNSNVLSHHACVKKNQNNSTVIRDDQFCLSFPLSHYARSHAFDYVIGTGVILKQNSRYYIRGISSYRFMLTKGTGISDLPIFAGAVIDIAHYINWIKSVRDTIL; translated from the exons ATGGTTAGGCTTAATCCTATTGATCGCGTTAATCACACTCGtgtttactttttgtttttaaattatatttgttTCATTG ttttaTGCAGTTCAGAATCGTATGGATCAAGGAAAGAGAATAAAGAGATATCGCATCACATTCG ATCTGAATTTCAGAAATGTGCGTATGGACAGTGTGTCAGCTCATGGAATGCCTCCGTTGGCCAAACAAGAAGAAAACGGGCTACCGA tAATTCTTGCACTGCACCATCAACATCGCCAGCCCGAACTATAAAATATACATGCAATGGAAGTACAAACAGTGATTGCATTACAAATGGAATCGTATCAGAATTTACCAGCGCCACAATTTCATGTAATTCGGGCTATTCTTCAAGGAATGAGGGAAacgaatttcattcattttgccTTAAGAAAACTTGGTCtccccaaattgaaaaatgccatA AAATATGTGATCCACTGATTCGGGAAAACGTTGATCTTGAATGCTTTTACCGAGACACTCGTATTTCTTGCGATGATAATTCACTAATAGCAGGCGTAAGAGTAATACCAACGTGCAAACACTTGTACACGTATAAAGACATTTATCCAACTTATCGAGAAATCAAGTGTGGAGAAGATGGAAAATGGGATAAAACTTTATTTTCATGTGTCCCAG AATGTGGCCTCCCATTTGACAGTAAAGTCAAACCCTTGATATCATATAGTACTGCAGAGCACTTTGGCGATTCACCTTGGCACGTGGCTAtctataatgaaaataaaatgttaatCTGTGGTGGCACAATCATAACTACTAAACTGATCCTCTCTG CTGCACACTGTTTTTATAACGATGCAACTAACACAAAATTGAATGCGGAAAATTACGAAGTTGTTGTGAGCAAATTCACCCGCACTTATACTACTAAAGATAATTCAGAACAAAAAGTTTTCAAG GTAAAAGAAATTCGCTTTTCCAAACGAGGTTATATTGGCTTGGAAAATCGTTACGCTGCTGACATAGCGATATTAATTTTAAACGAGGGTATCACAATATCACCCTCCGTTTTACCAGCTTGTGTTTACTGGACACGTCCTAAACGAAATCCTCTAGAAGGTGTACTGGGCAAA GTTGTAGGTTGGGGATTAAATGAAAAAGGAGATTACCCAGAAAATCTAACAACCACCAATTTGCCATACATAAGTCATTCAAGATGTTTGGATCAGGTGCCCATTGATTACAGGGTTTTTAtaacatttgataaattttgcgCTGGCTCAGAGACAG gTCCTGCTGTTTTAAATGGCGATAGTGGCGGTGGATTAATGTTTGTAGACATCAATTATCATTCTTATATCCGTGGAATCGTCAGCGTAAAACAAAACTCAGGTTCTCCAACAGGAATAGCTACATTCACTAATGTAGAAGATCATCTTGATTGGATTACGGAAGTGCGTGACGAAATCGAAAGTTCAGGATCAG AATGTGGTCATAAACCAACGAATTCAAATAACTTATCTCCATGGCACGTCAACATACGAAAGATCGCCGATCATGAAATTACATGGGGTGGGACTATAATAAGTCCTCGTATGATTTTATCAA TTGAGCTGAATATCGGACAAGTCGATCGTAACTTCGTCAGTGATTCTGTAAAGATTAATTACACCATTACGAATAAAATGGATAACCCAAATGATTTCGAAGTAGTCACGGGTTTTGGCTCAAGCATTCAGAAATCTTACAAA ATTGAAGGGTTCCGTTTTATGAATGGAAAAACCAAAGACTACAACCGCTTGGACCAGCTTAATAATATAGTTATAATAATTCTATACGATGGAATCTTTTTCAAACCAGGCGAAATATCACCAATTTGTGTAGAATGGACGAATCCAAGCACACTTAATGATTCGGAAAGAACagctgaa atAATGACATCACCGAGCAGTGGTAATTTCGATGTTGtaaattcaaatgttttaaGCCATCATGCATgtgtgaagaaaaatcaaaataattcaactgTTATACGTGATGATCAGTTTTGCCTTTCGTTTCCACTGAGTCACTACGCGCGGTCTCATGCTTTTGATTACGTGATTGGAACTGGCGTTatattgaaacaaaattctCGCTACTATATTCGAGGAATAAGTAGTTACCGATTTATGTTGACAAAGGGTACCGGTATTTCTGATCTTCCAATATTCGCAGGAGCCGTGATAGATATAGCTCATTATATCAACTGGATCAAAAGTGTGCGTGATACGATATTATAA